In Calditrichota bacterium, the DNA window GATTCATTTGAATCGGCTTGTTATTTGTAATATTCGAAACTTTAACTACCTATTTAAAGAATTAGATACGCGGGAATGCCAGATCGTTAATATTTATTTACCAATATTGTATAGCTAATCATTCAACTCAACATCAGATGCTATTTCTTTACCATCATCATTTTTCACAATTTTATATTTAACTTGATCACCAGGTCTTAAATCATTAAAATCAACGCCATTAACTGACTGGTGATGGAAAAAAAGGTTATCCGGTGATCTTTTAATAAACCCATAACCATTTTTTATATTTAGGATTTCACCTGACCCCTTGTTTGCGCTAATATTTTCTTTGATTCTTTCAAATTTTTGTTGCATAAAAATATTGTTGATTTGAAATGAACCTTTAGAAACCCTATTGTCAATTTCTTCATGCATAGAGATTGGATATGTAACGACTTCTAATAAATCTTGAGCGGTTCTTGTTGTTCTCTTCTTTCCATTATCATCGTTGTAACTGAAGTCCCAAGACAATAACATTACTCTGGTTCCTAATGTGTTTAACTTGCGGATTAAAGGTGTATAATCGC includes these proteins:
- a CDS encoding NYN domain-containing protein — its product is MNLDKQNKLTRIGVFYDGNYFLHVSNYYAYVHERKARISVSGLHDYIRHKVAEVEGDSSGYRHCQIVDSHYFRGRLNAREAAEKSNSLYYDRLFDDVLMKEGVTTHYLPIRTSVSGIKHEKGIDVWLALEAFELAFYKRFNVLVLVASDGDYTPLIRKLNTLGTRVMLLSWDFSYNDDNGKKRTTRTAQDLLEVVTYPISMHEEIDNRVSKGSFQINNIFMQQKFERIKENISANKGSGEILNIKNGYGFIKRSPDNLFFHHQSVNGVDFNDLRPGDQVKYKIVKNDDGKEIASDVELND